One window from the genome of Epinephelus moara isolate mb chromosome 5, YSFRI_EMoa_1.0, whole genome shotgun sequence encodes:
- the alkbh5 gene encoding RNA demethylase ALKBH5 — protein sequence MAASGYSDLREKLKSMTPHRDEHRNKYADGTSNGSSGKGRKRKFRESDDDEFEHSDDSADHREQEASRVRSSIQQKNIFTLEECALIEEKIDDVVAKAEAGRYREHTVDRAPLRNKYFFGEGYTYGSQLEKRGPGQERLYRKGEVDEIPNWVHELVIKRLVSCGVVPEGFVNSAVINDYQPGGCIVSHVDPLHIFARPIVSVSFFSDSALCFGCRFQFKPIRVSEPVFVLPVRRGSVTVLSGYAADDITHCIRPQDIKERRAVIILRKTRPDAPRLDSTSPLSSSFIERPPPLKAKRSHRKADPDAAHRPRVLEMDKEENRHPSHSRHRRHSISSENYWRRGQDSDKHRESSGRKVKMRRH from the exons ATGGCAGCCAGCGGATACTCTGACCTGAGGGAGAAGCTGAAGTCCATGACTCCACACAGAGACGAGCACAGGAATAAATACGCGGACGGGACGAGTAACGGCAGCAGCGGAAAAGGACGGAAGCGCAAGTTCAGAGAGTCCGACGACGATGAGTTTGAGCACAGCGATGACAGCGCGGACCACAGGGAGCAGGAGGCCAGCCGGGTGAGGAGCAGCATCCAGCAGAAGAACATCTTCACACTGGAGGAGTGCGCCCTCATCGAGGAGAAGATCGACGACGTGGTTGCCAAAGCAGAGGCTGGACGTTACCGTGAGCACACCGTGGACAGGGCGCCCCTCCGTAACAAGTACTTCTTCGGGGAGGGCTACACGTATGGGTCCCAGCTGGAGAAGCGTGGACCGGGCCAGGAGAGGCTGTACCGCAAAGGGGAAGTGGATGAGATCCCTAACTGGGTGCACGAGCTGGTGATTAAGCGTCTTGTGTCCTGTGGAGTGGTCCCAGAAGGGTTTGTCAACAGTGCAGTCATCAATGATTATCAACCAGGTGGCTGCATTGTGTCACATGTAGATCCCCTGCACATCTTTGCACGCCCCATCGTCTCAGTGTCCTTCTTCAGTGACAGCGCGCTCTGCTTTGGCTGCCGTTTCCAGTTCAAGCCCATCCGGGTGTCAGAGCCTGTGTTTGTCCTGCCTGTGAGGAGAGGGAGTgtcacagtgctcag TGGCTATGCAGCTGATGACATTACCCACTGTATCCGGCCTCAAGACATCAAGGAGCGGCGTGCAGTTATCATCCTCAGAAA GACCAGACCTGATGCTCCTCGACTTGACTCTACCAGCCCTTTAAGCTCTTCTTTCATTGAGAGACCCCCTCCGCTGAAAGCCAAGCGCTCTCATCGGAAAGCAGACCCTGATGCTGCTCACAG GCCGAGGGTACTAGAGATGGATAAAGAGGAGAACAGACATCCGTCACACTCTCGTCATCGTCGTCACAGCATCAGCTCAGAGAACTACTGGAGACGCGGTCAAGACTCCGACAAACACCGGGAGAGTTCAGGACGCAAAGTCAAAATGAGACGCCACTGA